The Rhodothermales bacterium genome window below encodes:
- a CDS encoding MHYT domain-containing protein, whose protein sequence is MLSILIASLASFAALSVVDRLKKARTDRARRNWMWMGAFAMGVGVWTMHFTAMLAHFLGDEMAFDLPITLLSIVPVVLGSYSALRFLSGWGSGNRHATAALHLALGIGTMHYVGMEAIRMDMTFRYRPELFAASLGVAFLLAWVSLWIHTVLAHRERRYAGLFRILASLAMGGAVAGMHYTAMAAAQFYRLADGPPATGLLFTPGNLMTWIVVATGVILTLAIVLSRLDMWVQHTAELVQGTQARERAVLDAMVDGHLATDHTGKIERVNPALLEMFGYERDEVIGVSIDTLLPEATWLIAEQGFHEANPVAGFVLKRIDSRGIRADGETIPVQISASSVIFHDAVGLSWLVRDVTEEQRATDALITQSIRAQELLRQAEAAIEAKSYFLANMSHEIRTPMNGVIGMLSLLQLTELDEEQGEYVQTIRESGEMLIRIINDILDFSKLEAGRLLIESVEFDIRDCIAGVVDILAGAARKKDLDLRVSIDETVPALILGDSHRCRQVLTNLVNNGIKFTKKGFVAIELTAEPGEDDGFLALRCAVRDTGVGIPVESQGVLFSSFSQVDASTTRKFGGTGLGLAISKQLCELMGGTMWLESTGKEGEGATFYFTIRVGLPAGVESGHALSHRA, encoded by the coding sequence GTGCTGTCGATCCTGATCGCTTCCCTGGCCAGTTTCGCCGCGCTCTCGGTGGTCGATCGGCTCAAAAAGGCGCGAACGGACCGCGCCCGCCGAAACTGGATGTGGATGGGCGCCTTTGCGATGGGGGTCGGGGTGTGGACGATGCATTTCACCGCCATGCTGGCCCATTTCCTGGGTGATGAGATGGCGTTCGACCTGCCCATCACCTTGCTCTCCATCGTGCCGGTCGTGCTCGGAAGCTACAGCGCCCTGCGTTTCCTGTCTGGCTGGGGCTCCGGGAATCGGCACGCCACGGCCGCGTTGCATCTGGCCCTCGGCATCGGCACCATGCACTATGTAGGGATGGAGGCGATCCGGATGGATATGACGTTCCGGTATCGTCCCGAGCTGTTCGCGGCCTCCCTGGGCGTCGCGTTTTTGCTCGCCTGGGTTTCGCTTTGGATCCACACCGTCCTGGCCCACCGCGAGCGGCGGTACGCCGGCCTGTTTCGTATACTCGCCAGCCTGGCCATGGGCGGCGCCGTCGCCGGCATGCACTACACCGCGATGGCCGCGGCGCAATTTTATCGCCTGGCGGACGGCCCGCCGGCAACCGGCCTGCTGTTCACGCCGGGCAACCTCATGACGTGGATCGTGGTGGCTACGGGCGTGATCCTCACGCTCGCCATCGTGCTCTCGCGGTTGGATATGTGGGTCCAGCATACGGCCGAGCTGGTGCAGGGGACGCAGGCGCGCGAGCGCGCGGTGCTGGACGCGATGGTGGACGGGCACCTCGCAACCGACCACACGGGCAAGATCGAGCGCGTGAATCCGGCTCTGCTGGAGATGTTCGGCTACGAACGAGACGAAGTGATCGGGGTATCCATCGACACGCTGCTGCCTGAGGCGACCTGGCTGATCGCCGAGCAGGGATTTCACGAGGCGAATCCCGTCGCGGGTTTCGTGCTCAAGCGCATCGACAGCCGCGGGATTCGAGCCGACGGAGAGACGATCCCCGTACAGATCTCGGCGTCGAGCGTGATCTTTCACGATGCGGTGGGGCTGAGCTGGCTCGTGCGCGACGTGACGGAAGAACAACGAGCGACCGATGCGCTCATCACCCAGTCGATCCGGGCCCAGGAGCTCCTGCGGCAGGCGGAAGCGGCCATCGAAGCGAAATCGTATTTCCTGGCCAACATGAGCCACGAGATCCGGACGCCGATGAACGGGGTGATCGGCATGCTCAGCCTGCTGCAGCTGACCGAACTGGATGAGGAGCAAGGTGAATATGTCCAGACGATCCGCGAGAGCGGCGAAATGCTCATTCGCATCATCAACGACATCCTGGACTTCTCAAAACTGGAAGCGGGCCGGCTCCTGATCGAATCGGTGGAATTCGACATCCGGGATTGCATTGCCGGCGTCGTCGACATCCTCGCGGGCGCCGCCCGAAAGAAAGACCTCGACCTGCGCGTCAGCATCGACGAGACGGTGCCGGCGCTGATTCTCGGCGATTCGCATCGGTGCCGGCAGGTGTTGACCAATCTGGTCAACAACGGCATCAAGTTTACGAAAAAAGGCTTCGTAGCCATCGAACTCACGGCCGAACCCGGTGAGGACGACGGCTTTCTCGCATTGCGCTGCGCCGTCCGCGATACCGGGGTCGGGATTCCGGTCGAGAGTCAGGGCGTGTTGTTTAGCTCCTTCAGCCAGGTGGACGCGTCGACGACACGTAAATTTGGCGGCACGGGTCTCGGACTCGCCATCAGCAAACAATTGTGTGAACTGATGGGGGGCACCATGTGGTTGGAAAGCACCGGCAAGGAAGGGGAGGGTGCGACGTTTTATTTCACGATCCGTGTCGGCCTCCCCGCCGGCGTGGAATCCGGCCACGCGCTGAGTCATCGAGCCTGA
- a CDS encoding TIGR03364 family FAD-dependent oxidoreductase has product MPHLVIIGAGIAGLAHAVAGLARGWRVSVIERSPKPRGASTQNFGMVWPIGQALGPRRARALRSRAIWKALSRRAGFAFDERGTLLLAYTPEALAVAQEFAAQTAEEGTVELLDPARVARMHPAVRLDGLQAGVFSSVEARVSPTETLGALITWLAGEGVRFHFGSAATAVHPGAVETSDGVRHPFDRCLICSGDDTTTLFPRALAEAGCSRIRLQMLRTAPMPSDWRLGPALASELSMAFYASFAGCPSISRLQERLHRREADALRYGIHVLAVQDAAGALVIGDSHTDDTETPAAYSSAIERLILGQLDRFLDAPLSSIESRWLGHYLRAPAGQTHVRLAPAEGVEIVTGLGGGGMTLSFALAEETLDNVGPAIDQS; this is encoded by the coding sequence ATGCCGCACCTCGTGATCATCGGCGCCGGCATTGCCGGGTTAGCCCATGCTGTTGCCGGCCTCGCGCGCGGATGGCGCGTCAGCGTGATCGAACGCAGTCCGAAGCCGCGCGGAGCATCCACCCAGAATTTCGGGATGGTCTGGCCGATCGGGCAGGCCCTCGGGCCGCGCCGCGCCCGCGCGCTGCGGTCGCGCGCCATCTGGAAGGCGTTGAGCCGGCGGGCCGGCTTCGCGTTCGACGAGCGGGGTACGCTCTTGCTAGCCTACACGCCCGAGGCGTTGGCCGTGGCGCAGGAATTCGCGGCGCAGACCGCAGAGGAAGGCACGGTCGAGCTGCTCGATCCGGCGCGCGTGGCCCGGATGCATCCTGCCGTGCGCCTCGATGGGCTTCAGGCCGGCGTTTTCAGTAGCGTGGAGGCGAGGGTCTCGCCGACGGAGACCCTGGGGGCGCTCATCACGTGGCTGGCCGGCGAAGGGGTGCGTTTCCATTTCGGATCTGCCGCGACCGCCGTGCACCCCGGCGCCGTCGAAACGAGCGACGGCGTGCGCCATCCCTTCGATCGCTGCCTCATCTGCAGCGGCGACGACACGACCACCCTGTTCCCCCGCGCCCTCGCCGAGGCCGGCTGTTCGCGTATCCGGCTCCAGATGCTGCGCACGGCGCCGATGCCTTCGGACTGGCGCCTGGGGCCGGCGCTCGCATCCGAGCTGTCGATGGCGTTTTACGCCAGTTTTGCGGGGTGTCCCTCGATTTCCCGTCTCCAGGAGCGGCTGCATCGGCGCGAGGCCGACGCGCTGCGGTACGGCATCCACGTGCTGGCCGTTCAGGATGCCGCGGGCGCGCTCGTCATCGGCGATTCGCACACCGACGACACGGAAACGCCGGCCGCCTATTCGAGTGCCATCGAGCGGCTCATACTCGGACAGCTGGACCGGTTTCTCGACGCGCCGCTATCATCCATCGAAAGCCGGTGGCTCGGGCATTACCTGCGCGCGCCGGCGGGGCAAACGCACGTGCGCCTCGCGCCGGCAGAAGGCGTGGAGATCGTGACAGGACTTGGAGGCGGCGGGATGACGCTTTCGTTCGCGCTGGCGGAAGAGACGCTCGACAATGTCGGGCCGGCGATCGATCAATCCTGA
- a CDS encoding NUDIX domain-containing protein gives MTRTPFQVLVFPYRVVDQNVQFAVFQHPENANWHGISGKSQELETPIEAAKRESGHEAGLDLGEERFMVLDCVNAVPATQFAGTMTSTGGRFVLPQYCFGVEVGSESLHPSDPGADYRWIGYEEATNMLASDASKTALWELYARLQRRVKTDDLVFQS, from the coding sequence ATGACCCGTACACCCTTTCAAGTGCTCGTCTTCCCGTACCGTGTCGTGGATCAGAACGTCCAGTTCGCCGTGTTCCAGCACCCCGAGAACGCGAACTGGCATGGCATCTCTGGCAAGAGCCAGGAACTGGAGACCCCGATCGAAGCGGCCAAGCGCGAAAGCGGTCACGAAGCCGGGCTGGATCTGGGCGAAGAACGATTTATGGTGCTTGATTGCGTAAACGCCGTGCCGGCTACCCAATTTGCCGGCACGATGACCTCGACCGGCGGCCGTTTTGTGCTGCCGCAGTATTGTTTCGGCGTCGAAGTCGGCTCCGAGTCCCTGCACCCCTCCGACCCCGGGGCCGATTACCGATGGATCGGCTACGAGGAAGCGACGAACATGCTGGCGTCCGACGCCTCCAAAACGGCGCTCTGGGAACTCTATGCCCGGTTGCAGCGCCGGGTTAAGACGGACGATCTGGTGTTCCAGAGCTAG
- a CDS encoding OmpA family protein, whose translation MNASLLTPGLIAAVLILGLYLLARTQAGRNLAILLIMGIGIAAAFFTFAYSEQQKAIAGIEARTDAAGYDIAHVGGLELRALRYIEALEDSLRAGPDTAASLADYASLRSAYDMLRDSLGQEIAREELQVSMNGQIIQVALQTDVTFETGRAILSLRGEQTLRRAKSGIAEALQRLPGHIVRVEGHADSRPLSVEMYFEDYDRYALDFTNWELSTLRAVSAARFLQEELRLPAERLQVVGWSEYHPRATNRTAAGRAMNRRIDLIIAPIEEPSLLPKRPG comes from the coding sequence ATGAACGCATCGCTACTCACCCCGGGGCTTATTGCCGCCGTCCTTATCCTCGGTCTTTACCTGCTGGCCCGCACCCAGGCCGGCCGGAACCTCGCCATCCTCCTCATCATGGGAATCGGCATCGCCGCGGCGTTTTTTACGTTCGCGTACAGCGAACAGCAGAAGGCGATCGCCGGCATCGAGGCGCGCACCGACGCCGCCGGCTACGACATCGCCCACGTCGGCGGGCTGGAGTTGCGCGCCCTGCGCTATATCGAAGCCCTGGAAGACAGCCTCCGCGCCGGCCCGGATACGGCCGCCAGCCTGGCCGACTACGCCTCGCTCCGGTCGGCGTACGACATGCTGCGCGACAGCCTCGGGCAGGAAATCGCCCGCGAGGAGCTCCAGGTGAGCATGAACGGGCAGATCATCCAGGTAGCGCTCCAGACCGACGTGACGTTCGAGACCGGCCGCGCCATTTTGTCCCTGCGGGGTGAACAGACCCTGCGTCGCGCGAAAAGCGGGATCGCCGAGGCGTTGCAGCGGCTGCCCGGCCACATCGTGCGCGTGGAAGGCCACGCCGACAGCCGGCCGCTTTCGGTGGAGATGTATTTTGAGGACTACGACCGCTATGCGCTCGACTTCACCAACTGGGAGCTGTCGACGCTGCGCGCCGTCAGCGCGGCCCGGTTCCTGCAGGAGGAACTGCGGCTGCCGGCGGAGCGGCTCCAGGTCGTGGGCTGGTCGGAATACCACCCGCGGGCGACAAACCGCACGGCCGCCGGCCGCGCGATGAACCGCCGGATCGATCTGATCATCGCGCCCATCGAGGAGCCCTCCCTGCTGCCGAAACGCCCGGGCTGA
- a CDS encoding response regulator transcription factor encodes MLTPLRSPSRRASADVPDPARVLVVDPHPIIGDAVRSLLSATDDLVFAGFAATASDAQRAIRRTTPHVVLLELSLDDGYGLDLAAQLLILHPRLRIIIYTMYAEQVFAERAIEVGAAGYLMKRADPAELLEGIRRVLRQETYLSASATTRLLNKITRRRTRETAHTLERLTHRELAVLLMLGEGSTPLDIASRLSLDRKTVETHRRRVKEKLGFESISSLLHYATNWRHAQGALEPPAENDV; translated from the coding sequence ATGCTCACCCCCTTGCGTTCCCCGTCGAGGCGCGCTTCGGCCGACGTGCCCGATCCAGCCCGCGTGCTGGTCGTCGACCCGCATCCGATCATCGGCGACGCCGTCCGCTCGTTGCTGAGCGCCACCGACGACCTGGTCTTCGCCGGCTTCGCGGCGACGGCGAGCGATGCCCAGCGCGCGATACGACGCACGACGCCGCATGTCGTCCTCCTCGAACTCTCGCTCGACGACGGGTACGGGCTGGACCTCGCGGCGCAGCTGCTCATTCTGCATCCCAGGCTCCGCATCATCATCTACACGATGTACGCGGAACAGGTCTTTGCCGAACGCGCCATTGAAGTCGGCGCCGCCGGCTATCTCATGAAACGCGCCGACCCCGCGGAGCTGCTCGAAGGCATCCGGCGGGTGTTGCGGCAGGAAACCTACCTCAGCGCGTCCGCCACGACGCGCCTGCTCAACAAAATCACCCGGCGGCGCACCCGCGAGACGGCGCATACCCTGGAGCGCCTCACCCATCGGGAGCTGGCGGTGTTGCTGATGCTGGGCGAAGGCTCCACGCCCCTCGACATCGCGAGCCGGCTCAGCCTCGATCGAAAAACCGTCGAGACGCACCGCCGGCGGGTCAAGGAAAAACTCGGCTTCGAGAGCATCTCGTCCCTGCTGCACTATGCCACCAACTGGCGCCATGCGCAGGGCGCCCTGGAGCCGCCGGCGGAGAACGACGTCTGA